From Bradyrhizobium sp. AZCC 1610:
GGGCAACTGGTCGAGCTGCCGATCTCCACGATACCGCTTCGCTCGGTACGGTGTCGAGCTGCTTGCCGGCGACCACATAGAACAAAACCCTGAGCGTGGCGACGCTCGGTTTCGTCTCAGTGTATGCACCTTTGCTATCAGGCTTGAGAGCTAACTCCATTTCGCCGCTGTCGAGCATCTTGAATACGATCTTTGCCTGGTACTCGGCGGATTAACGATTGCACCGATTCTAGATCGAGACTTCCGGCGGGAGTCTCGATCGGCTGAACGCCCAATGTTGAGCACGAGTCTGTTCAATCGCGGGACGAGCAATGCCGTCTCGCTAGGGGCCCTCCCCCCAGCAAGATCTTGAGTGAGGCCCCGAGCACTTCTGATTCCGCGTGGCTGTGCAGGCCAACGCAGAAAGCGAGTGGGGCTTCGTTGACCAAAGGAACGCGGAATAACGGACCAGCGATCACGTTATTCCCGCGTGGCCACGCTTATGAGGAGCCCCCGATGCTATTCCGTTCCAAACGCCGTACGCCGGAACCCGACACCGGATCCTACCCACAGACAGAGTCCGAGCTGCGGGTTAACAAAGACAGCTCGATCAAATTTCTGTGCCAGCCGGACGACTCCGGCGTTATTGCCGAGCCTGCGCCGGCCAAGGCGGCGCTGCCGGACTGGTTTCGACGCATTCCGCCTGTCGACCAATCGGTGCTTTCGGCCACTAACAACGGCCTGACCATCAAGCGATGCATGCCTTTTCTCGATGCAATGACGCTTGGCTTTGTCCTGCCGATCGCTGCGACAGTGCGTCTGCAAATCAGCGAGCAAGGCCGCAAGGTTGATGCCGGCTGGGAGTTCGACCGGGTGATGGTGAGCAATCACGGCAGCTACCAGATCGCCGGACACCCGCTCGCAGACAGACCGCCCATGAAATTTCACAACTACTGGACGATCAAGACGCCGCCAGGCTGGAGCTGCCTGTTCGTCGCACCACTCAACCGGCATAACCTTCCCGTCGAGATCCTGGCCGGCGTTGTCGATACCGACACCTATGCGTCGCTGATCAACTTTCCCTTCATCGCGACCGGGTCCGATGGGGTCCACGTCATCGAGAAGGGTACGCCGCTGGTGCAGGTCATTCCATTCAAGCGTGGTGAGGCGGACCTCGAACTACGCAAGGAAGGTGCCTCGCGCGAGCGCCTCGTGCCCGTCGTTGCGGCGGAGACCGCCGTTGAGCAGCGCGAGCGCCAGCAGATTCTGCGGAACACCCAGGCCTCCGAGGGATGGTATCGAAAGTTTGCACGTGCGAGGCGATGAGGCGATGGCGACACTGACGAGGCGCCGGAACTTCGGCGGCATTCGGAATAAGCTCTCGTCGCGCTTCGTTTCATTCTGGGGTCGAGAATAAATCGGCCCCGTATCGCAACCAAGGAAAAGAGGATCTTGCCATGAAACGAGAAGCTATCTTCACCGCCAGTGCGATCGTCCTGGCGCTCGGGACGACCGGCGCGCAGGCTGCCGTCGGCGTACCGTTCGACACCGCGGTCAAAGCCGTGAAGGCCGAGCGGGGCCAGATCATTCTGGCCGGCAACAGTTCGTCGAACTCGAGCTCCAACAGCTCGTCGAACACCAGCTCCAACAGCTCGTCGAACTCCAGCTCCAACAGCTCTTCGAACTCCAACTCGAACAGCTCGTCGAACTCAAGCTCCAACAGCTCGCGCTAAGCGGGTCTTGGCCAGGTTCGGCCAGTCGACGCCAACAACGGAAAGGGCCCGGGCTTCCGGGCCCTTTCTGCGTGTCTTATTGCGTGCAGGCAGCCATCAACCGGCAACATGACGAGCCGCCCCTGGCCCCTCGGCGCGGCAACGTCCGACTATTCGCGGGACAACGCTTCGATCGGGTCAAGCTGCGCAGCCCTCGCAGCCGGCATGTAACTGAACAGCAGTCCGATCGCGCAAGATGCGGCCACCGCGACGACGACGGTTGCGGGATCCACGACGAGCGGGATCCGAAGCCAAAGGCGCGCAGCCCATGCAAGAGCCAGCCCGGCAAAGATGCCGGCCAGCCCGCCTCCGACTGCCAGCAGAACCCCTTCGGCAAGCACTTCCGCCTTGATCTGGCGCGGCAGCGCCCCGATTGCGAGGCGGATTCCGATTTCTGCGGTCCTGTCAGCGACCGAGACCAGCATGATGTTCATGATTCCTATGCCGCCCACCAGCAGGCTGATCGCTGCGATGGCGGTCAGCAACGCGGTCAGTGTCCGCGACGTGCCCGCCATCGCCTCAGCGACCTGGCGCATCTCGAGCACATGGAAGTTGTCGGCCTGCCCGGGGGCAATGCCGCGACGTTCGCGCATCAATTCCTCGATCCGCTCTTTCATGTGCGAGGTATCGACGTCATGCCGGACCAGGACATTGACTGACTGGATATCCATGGTGCCCTGAATCCTGCGCTGATAACCGGTGAGCGGCATGACCACGATGTTGTCGTCGTCCTGCGACAGCCCCGACTGCCCTCGCTTTCGAAGCACTCCGATCACTTCGCAAGGCAACGTCTTGACGCGAATGGTTTCGCCAACTGCGGCACTGCCGCCGAACATCCGTTCATGGATGGTCGCTCCGACAATGCAAACATTCTTGCCGGCCTGAATTTCGTGACCGGAGAAAAGCCGGCCCGCGGCGAGGCCCCATCGCTTGGCGATAAAAAAATCGTTGTCTGCACCTGTGATACTGGCGACCCAGTTTGCCTGTCGCAAAACGACGCGAACCGGTTGCGAAGCGATGGGCGCGACCGCCTGCAGTGCACTGCGAAACTGGCGGATCGC
This genomic window contains:
- a CDS encoding ABC transporter permease — translated: MTYEILRLAVSALQRNVLRSALAALGIVIGVSAVVGMVTIGRGSNAKVKEQIDQLGMQLLSLRIGQDTRGGKGAQIEAKPFTYADVDAIRQFRSALQAVAPIASQPVRVVLRQANWVASITGADNDFFIAKRWGLAAGRLFSGHEIQAGKNVCIVGATIHERMFGGSAAVGETIRVKTLPCEVIGVLRKRGQSGLSQDDDNIVVMPLTGYQRRIQGTMDIQSVNVLVRHDVDTSHMKERIEELMRERRGIAPGQADNFHVLEMRQVAEAMAGTSRTLTALLTAIAAISLLVGGIGIMNIMLVSVADRTAEIGIRLAIGALPRQIKAEVLAEGVLLAVGGGLAGIFAGLALAWAARLWLRIPLVVDPATVVVAVAASCAIGLLFSYMPAARAAQLDPIEALSRE
- a CDS encoding DUF6065 family protein → MLFRSKRRTPEPDTGSYPQTESELRVNKDSSIKFLCQPDDSGVIAEPAPAKAALPDWFRRIPPVDQSVLSATNNGLTIKRCMPFLDAMTLGFVLPIAATVRLQISEQGRKVDAGWEFDRVMVSNHGSYQIAGHPLADRPPMKFHNYWTIKTPPGWSCLFVAPLNRHNLPVEILAGVVDTDTYASLINFPFIATGSDGVHVIEKGTPLVQVIPFKRGEADLELRKEGASRERLVPVVAAETAVEQRERQQILRNTQASEGWYRKFARARR